CCAGCGATTTTATTTTTATGTAAAATCGCGTTACGAATCATGGACTCGGCCCAGGCAGGCGTCCCCAGGGCATGCAGGTGGGTATAGGTTGCCAGAACGTTTTTGTAACAGATACCATCTTTTCCGGCGATAAGACCGGCGCCCCTTTTCATGTGAAAGACCAGGT
The DNA window shown above is from Candidatus Desulfatibia profunda and carries:
- a CDS encoding cobyrinic acid a,c-diamide synthase encodes the protein LVFHMKRGAGLIAGKDGICYKNVLATYTHLHALGTPAWAESMIRNAILHKNKIAGTIL